One genomic segment of Terriglobia bacterium includes these proteins:
- the tpiA gene encoding triose-phosphate isomerase, producing MRKPVIAGNWKMFKTVEESVAFVDALLPLVKGSAHCEVVVAPPFPSLWSVARRVKGSNVRVAAQNCHWEKEGAFTGEVSCEMIVEAGASHVVIGHSERRQFFGETNETVNKKIFAALRASLIPIVCIGESLAEREQKQTERVVGEQLTKGLNSLTELQLSHIIVAYEPVWAIGTGRTATPELAAETHRFVRDTIGRMFSPASSSAMRILYGGSVKPDNIKGLMAQPDIDGALVGGASLKADSFAAIVNF from the coding sequence ATGCGAAAGCCCGTCATTGCCGGCAACTGGAAGATGTTCAAAACCGTGGAAGAATCGGTTGCCTTTGTCGATGCACTCCTTCCCCTGGTCAAAGGTTCGGCGCACTGCGAAGTCGTGGTGGCGCCCCCTTTCCCCTCATTGTGGTCCGTTGCCCGACGGGTGAAAGGGAGCAATGTTCGAGTGGCAGCACAGAATTGCCACTGGGAAAAAGAAGGAGCCTTTACAGGTGAAGTGTCTTGTGAAATGATCGTTGAAGCAGGGGCGAGCCATGTTGTCATTGGGCATTCGGAGCGGCGGCAGTTTTTTGGAGAGACCAATGAGACGGTCAACAAGAAGATCTTTGCTGCCCTTCGTGCTTCCCTGATCCCGATTGTTTGCATCGGCGAATCGCTGGCGGAGCGAGAGCAGAAACAAACGGAACGAGTCGTGGGCGAGCAATTGACGAAAGGCCTCAACTCGTTGACAGAGCTCCAGCTTTCCCATATTATTGTTGCTTACGAGCCCGTCTGGGCGATCGGCACCGGGCGCACGGCCACCCCGGAGTTGGCGGCCGAGACCCACCGGTTTGTACGCGATACGATCGGAAGGATGTTTTCTCCCGCCAGCTCTTCAGCAATGCGGATTCTGTACGGGGGGAGCGTTAAGCCCGATAACATCAAGGGCTTGATGGCACAGCCCGATATCGATGGCGCCCTGGTCGGCGGGGCGAGTTTGAAGGCTGATTCGTTTGCGGCCATCGTGAATTTTTAG
- a CDS encoding response regulator, producing MKKILIIEDDHIISAIYRNKIELAGYLVEVAVDGEEGLKKLNIFKPDLVQLDLMLPKVNGLEIIKQIRSRPEWKTMPIIVLANGYDIDMFRVAWEAGANRCISKLNSSPDVVLDSIDQLLGLEESASELLQEQGERAAAASAAETSQDTFAAQMLDLETTLPSEIRQQFIRRSPQIQTDLLQRLQAIRKCPTESARGPLLDQLSRPVHFLANYAGMTGFHRIAHLADAFEVMLQELCHEPNEVTPSTLCTVAQAVDCLVMLLKEAHNAQGELVPSGLILAVDDDPTSRWAISSALARVNIKAVTVEGPELALKLLAENSFDLIFLDVQMPGMSGFELCKELRGMPKHKETPVVFVTVLSDFEGRLQSKSSGGDDLIAKPFLLAELAVKALTFIVQS from the coding sequence ATGAAGAAAATTTTAATCATTGAGGACGACCATATCATTTCTGCCATATACCGCAACAAGATCGAGCTTGCGGGATACTTGGTTGAAGTCGCGGTGGATGGGGAGGAGGGGTTGAAAAAGCTAAACATCTTCAAGCCTGACCTCGTTCAGTTGGACCTTATGCTGCCCAAGGTGAACGGGCTCGAGATCATCAAGCAGATTCGCAGCCGCCCCGAGTGGAAAACGATGCCGATTATCGTGTTGGCGAACGGCTATGACATCGATATGTTCCGAGTGGCCTGGGAAGCTGGCGCCAACCGGTGCATTTCAAAGTTGAACTCCTCACCTGATGTCGTGCTCGACAGCATCGACCAACTTCTGGGTCTCGAGGAGTCCGCTTCGGAGCTCCTTCAGGAACAAGGGGAGCGGGCCGCCGCAGCGTCAGCCGCCGAGACCTCTCAAGACACCTTTGCAGCACAAATGCTGGATCTGGAGACGACCCTTCCCTCGGAAATCAGGCAGCAGTTTATCCGCCGCTCGCCGCAAATTCAGACCGACTTGCTTCAGCGGTTGCAGGCCATCCGGAAGTGTCCGACCGAGTCCGCGCGTGGACCGCTTTTAGATCAACTCTCCCGACCCGTCCACTTTCTGGCGAACTACGCGGGAATGACCGGTTTTCATCGGATCGCCCATTTGGCCGATGCCTTCGAAGTCATGCTCCAGGAGCTTTGCCACGAGCCGAATGAAGTCACCCCTTCGACTTTGTGTACGGTCGCTCAGGCGGTGGATTGCCTGGTGATGCTGCTCAAGGAGGCACACAACGCTCAGGGCGAATTGGTTCCTTCGGGGCTGATCCTGGCCGTTGATGACGATCCAACCTCCCGCTGGGCCATCTCGTCTGCCCTCGCCCGAGTCAATATAAAGGCGGTCACCGTGGAAGGCCCGGAGCTGGCACTGAAGCTCCTCGCCGAGAATTCCTTTGATCTGATCTTTCTCGATGTGCAAATGCCGGGGATGAGCGGATTCGAATTGTGCAAGGAACTGCGCGGGATGCCGAAGCACAAGGAAACGCCGGTGGTCTTTGTGACCGTCTTGTCAGATTTTGAAGGGCGCCTCCAGTCGAAGTCCAGCGGGGGCGACGATCTCATTGCCAAACCCTTTCTCCTGGCTGAACTCGCTGTCAAGGCCTTGACCTTCATTGTGCAAAGCTAG
- the secG gene encoding preprotein translocase subunit SecG: MVAVFTTIHILASVIMILVVLLQSGKSADLAGAFGGGGSQTAFGPRGAATLLSKITTISAIVFMITSVTLAIMASKRTTGSVLEGGSTPVPQQALPVSPPVSPAPATPQPQQGTPGGQTSGASPSAPANQGKAGSPQPSKSAPQKPAPAAPVKK, translated from the coding sequence ATGGTTGCAGTTTTTACGACAATTCACATCCTGGCTTCGGTCATCATGATTCTCGTTGTGTTGCTTCAGAGCGGTAAGAGCGCCGACCTGGCGGGCGCATTTGGTGGTGGAGGCAGCCAGACCGCCTTCGGACCTCGGGGTGCTGCCACACTTCTTTCTAAGATTACGACCATTTCGGCCATCGTCTTCATGATTACTTCAGTTACGCTGGCGATTATGGCGTCGAAGCGGACGACCGGGTCCGTTTTGGAGGGGGGGAGCACACCAGTCCCGCAACAAGCGCTGCCCGTTTCACCCCCGGTTTCCCCGGCCCCCGCGACGCCCCAGCCCCAACAGGGAACACCCGGCGGACAGACCAGTGGAGCATCACCGAGCGCGCCAGCCAATCAAGGGAAAGCAGGGTCTCCTCAACCCAGTAAATCGGCGCCTCAGAAGCCGGCACCGGCAGCCCCGGTGAAAAAGTAG
- a CDS encoding ABC-F family ATP-binding cassette domain-containing protein, with protein MLVRFERVKISFGAAEVLEEASFQIDPGEGIGLIGRNGSGKTTILRLIAGQIPPDAGTIIRSAQLQISYLEQLVHGESNATVFEAAEGVFSGLLSQEREIEMLTHHLSDPAFAGTREQDSMRLSDLLHQFELRGGYSFRARTEAVLMGLGFGSSDFSRSGEEISGGQMNRLNLARLLLSEPNLLLLDEPTNHLDLEAVAWLEDFLQSYPNAFLVVSHDRYFLNRVVRRVFELENGRIQTYSGDYSAYHRQKQLRLEQATKAYEQQREWIERTEDYVRRNIAGQKTKQAQSRRKMLAKVDRLEKPSEAEESARFDFHVTLPSAHRVLEIENGTIGYGETSVVTGIDLKLFRGERYGVIGRNGSGKSTFLKTICGRLKRLSGAWIPGERVHLGYYDQTLENLNPSNTVLEELRLLAPMATDGELRSFAARILFKGEEVFQRIESLSGGEKSRLSLAKLICQHPNFLLLDEPTNHLDIASREALEEALTEYDGTLLVATHDRYLLEQLVSRLLVFENEKMELFDGRYSEYVKGLTSTPAPTLPESTKKKNLKDEGKRGVPLSLADVPKAETGRGVKKPSTNRERQRIQDLSRLEDEITKLELELKDLEEHLSDSTNYSDPEQIRALSEAYQSLTEQLRRLYDEWAALEREEA; from the coding sequence ATGCTGGTTCGATTTGAACGCGTGAAAATTTCCTTTGGCGCCGCCGAAGTTTTGGAGGAGGCATCCTTCCAAATTGATCCGGGGGAGGGCATCGGTCTGATTGGACGCAACGGCTCCGGGAAAACAACCATCCTCCGGCTGATCGCCGGCCAGATACCACCGGATGCGGGTACCATCATTCGGTCTGCCCAGCTGCAGATCAGCTACCTGGAGCAACTGGTTCATGGCGAGTCCAACGCCACCGTCTTTGAGGCGGCCGAAGGTGTTTTTTCGGGGTTGCTGTCTCAGGAGCGCGAAATAGAAATGCTCACGCATCACCTCTCTGATCCTGCCTTCGCCGGGACGCGGGAGCAGGACTCTATGCGCTTAAGTGATTTGCTGCATCAATTCGAGTTGCGAGGGGGGTATTCCTTCCGGGCGCGCACGGAAGCCGTCCTCATGGGATTAGGGTTTGGGAGTTCTGATTTTTCGAGGTCGGGCGAGGAGATCTCGGGAGGGCAGATGAACCGGCTCAACCTGGCGCGTCTTTTGCTCAGCGAACCCAACCTGCTCCTGCTGGATGAACCCACCAACCATCTGGACCTCGAAGCAGTCGCCTGGCTCGAAGATTTTCTGCAGAGTTACCCCAACGCCTTTCTCGTGGTATCGCACGATCGTTATTTTTTGAATCGAGTGGTCCGCCGTGTTTTTGAGCTCGAAAATGGAAGGATTCAGACCTACTCAGGGGACTATTCGGCTTACCACCGGCAAAAGCAGTTACGTCTGGAACAGGCCACGAAGGCTTACGAACAACAGCGCGAGTGGATTGAGCGGACCGAGGATTACGTCCGGCGAAACATCGCCGGGCAAAAGACGAAGCAAGCCCAGTCGCGACGGAAGATGCTGGCGAAGGTGGACCGACTCGAGAAACCTTCGGAGGCAGAGGAATCGGCGCGGTTTGATTTCCACGTGACCCTGCCGAGCGCGCACCGGGTGCTTGAAATTGAAAACGGGACCATTGGATACGGTGAGACCTCCGTCGTCACAGGGATTGACCTGAAGCTCTTCCGGGGCGAGCGCTACGGGGTGATTGGGAGAAACGGGTCAGGTAAATCAACCTTTTTGAAAACCATTTGCGGCCGTTTGAAACGCCTGTCGGGAGCCTGGATTCCCGGGGAAAGGGTTCACCTCGGGTATTACGATCAGACCCTGGAGAACTTGAATCCGTCGAACACCGTCCTTGAAGAACTGCGTCTGCTCGCGCCCATGGCGACTGACGGGGAACTGCGCTCCTTTGCGGCACGGATTCTGTTCAAAGGGGAGGAGGTGTTTCAGCGCATCGAGAGCCTTAGCGGTGGAGAAAAGTCGAGGTTGAGCCTGGCCAAGCTGATCTGCCAGCACCCCAACTTCCTCTTGCTTGATGAGCCTACGAACCATCTCGATATCGCCTCGAGGGAGGCATTGGAAGAAGCCCTGACGGAATATGACGGGACGCTTCTCGTCGCCACTCACGATCGCTATCTGCTTGAGCAGTTGGTTTCACGACTGCTGGTGTTCGAAAACGAAAAGATGGAGCTCTTCGATGGGAGATATTCAGAGTATGTCAAGGGCCTGACCTCCACACCGGCGCCGACCCTCCCCGAAAGCACGAAAAAGAAAAATCTAAAAGATGAAGGCAAACGGGGCGTCCCCTTGAGCCTGGCAGATGTGCCGAAAGCGGAGACGGGCCGAGGAGTAAAAAAGCCCAGCACGAATCGAGAACGCCAAAGAATCCAAGATCTCAGTCGGCTTGAGGATGAAATCACGAAGCTGGAACTGGAGTTGAAGGACCTGGAAGAGCACTTGTCCGACTCCACCAACTATTCCGACCCGGAACAGATCAGAGCCCTGAGCGAAGCTTACCAGTCCCTGACCGAACAGCTGCGGCGGTTGTACGATGAATGGGCGGCCCTCGAAAGGGAAGAGGCTTGA
- a CDS encoding phosphoglycerate kinase, with the protein MSIKSIRNVDLKGKRVFIRVDFNVPLDEKLAVADDTRIRASLPTVQFARDQGAKVVLASHLGRPKGTVNPKYSLRPVATRLNELLGANARFAKESVGDEVESAVQQLKAGEVCLLENLRFHKEEEANDPQYAERLARLCEVYVNDAFGTAHRAHASTVGMVPFCREAAAGFLMERELEYLGKLVSNPEKPFVAILGGAKVSDKIEVIRNLLGRVDALLIGGAMAYTFFLAKGVEVGKSLVESDKAALAKELLDVAASKHVEFLLPVDHLVASRLDELAETKITSVNETPADWMGVDIGPRTVEKFREKIRGAKTVFWNGPMGIFEKTPFARGTMDIAHSLADCRGITVIGGGDSVSAVKRSGVADRITHISTGGGASLEFLSGIELPGVAALETR; encoded by the coding sequence ATGTCGATCAAATCGATTCGAAATGTTGATCTGAAAGGGAAGCGGGTTTTCATACGGGTCGACTTCAATGTTCCTCTGGACGAGAAGCTGGCTGTGGCGGACGACACGCGGATACGGGCTTCGCTGCCAACGGTTCAGTTCGCGCGGGACCAGGGAGCGAAGGTGGTTCTCGCCTCCCATCTGGGTCGCCCCAAAGGAACGGTGAATCCCAAGTATTCTTTGCGGCCGGTGGCGACACGCCTCAATGAGTTGCTGGGAGCCAATGCTCGATTTGCGAAGGAGTCCGTTGGAGACGAGGTGGAATCCGCGGTGCAACAGCTCAAGGCAGGGGAAGTCTGTCTGCTTGAAAACTTGCGATTCCACAAGGAAGAGGAAGCCAATGATCCCCAGTATGCCGAGCGGCTGGCGCGGCTTTGTGAGGTTTATGTCAACGATGCATTCGGCACGGCCCATCGCGCTCATGCCTCAACGGTGGGAATGGTCCCCTTTTGCCGCGAAGCAGCGGCTGGATTCCTGATGGAGCGCGAACTGGAGTATCTGGGGAAGCTGGTCTCCAATCCGGAGAAACCCTTTGTGGCCATCCTGGGAGGAGCCAAGGTTTCGGACAAGATTGAGGTCATCAGGAATCTTCTCGGCCGCGTGGATGCGCTCCTGATCGGCGGCGCCATGGCATACACCTTTTTCCTGGCCAAGGGTGTGGAGGTTGGAAAGTCCCTGGTGGAGTCCGACAAGGCAGCTCTGGCCAAAGAACTCCTCGACGTGGCGGCAAGTAAGCATGTTGAGTTCCTGCTCCCGGTGGACCATCTCGTGGCAAGCCGGCTCGATGAATTGGCGGAGACAAAAATCACCAGTGTGAATGAGACCCCGGCGGATTGGATGGGGGTTGATATCGGCCCCAGGACCGTTGAGAAGTTTCGGGAAAAGATACGGGGGGCAAAAACCGTTTTCTGGAATGGACCGATGGGTATCTTCGAAAAGACTCCTTTCGCTCGAGGAACAATGGACATCGCGCATTCGCTGGCGGATTGCCGGGGAATTACCGTAATCGGAGGCGGCGATTCCGTCTCTGCCGTCAAGCGCTCGGGTGTCGCCGACCGGATAACGCACATCTCTACGGGAGGCGGGGCTTCCCTGGAGTTTTTGTCGGGGATTGAGCTGCCTGGCGTTGCAGCCCTCGAGACGAGGTGA
- the gap gene encoding type I glyceraldehyde-3-phosphate dehydrogenase, whose product MSVKIGINGFGRIGRNLLRAALDDREIDFVAVNDLTDPKTLAHLLKYDSLLGICPAEIHHGDDNIVVNGKSIRVLKEKNPEAIDWTKFGAQMVIESTGKFTKGEDARKHIRGTVNKVIVTAPGTNVDHTIVLGVNEGTYDPQKHHVVSNASCTTNCLAPVAKVLNDHFKVSSGFMVTIHSYTNDQVTLDFPHKDLRRARAAAVSIIPTSTGAAKAIGVVIPELKGKMDGIAMRVPTPNVSVIDLVCGLEKQTSATEVNEAMRAAAAGPMKGILQYCEEELVSVDFRANPHSSILDAGYTKMVGDRLVHVMSWYDNEWGYSCRVRDLIRFIVGHK is encoded by the coding sequence ATGTCAGTCAAAATTGGAATCAACGGGTTTGGTCGTATTGGACGGAATCTGCTGCGGGCCGCCCTGGACGACCGGGAGATCGATTTTGTTGCCGTGAACGATTTGACAGATCCAAAGACCCTGGCTCATTTGCTGAAATACGATTCGTTGCTCGGTATTTGCCCTGCCGAAATCCATCATGGGGACGACAACATCGTCGTCAACGGTAAATCCATTCGGGTGCTGAAGGAGAAAAATCCTGAGGCCATCGACTGGACGAAGTTTGGGGCGCAGATGGTGATCGAGTCGACGGGAAAGTTTACGAAGGGTGAAGACGCCCGAAAGCACATCCGAGGCACCGTGAACAAGGTCATTGTCACCGCCCCTGGAACGAACGTTGACCACACCATCGTGCTGGGAGTCAATGAAGGCACCTACGACCCGCAAAAACACCATGTAGTCTCCAACGCATCTTGTACCACGAACTGTCTGGCTCCGGTGGCAAAGGTGTTGAATGATCACTTCAAGGTGAGCAGTGGATTTATGGTGACGATTCACTCCTATACCAACGATCAGGTCACCCTCGATTTTCCCCATAAGGACCTGAGACGCGCACGCGCGGCTGCGGTTTCGATCATTCCCACCTCGACCGGGGCGGCCAAGGCGATCGGCGTGGTCATCCCTGAGCTGAAGGGAAAGATGGACGGTATTGCCATGCGAGTACCGACTCCTAATGTGTCCGTGATTGACTTGGTCTGCGGACTGGAGAAGCAGACGTCGGCCACCGAAGTGAATGAGGCGATGAGAGCCGCGGCGGCAGGCCCGATGAAGGGAATATTGCAGTACTGCGAGGAGGAATTGGTATCGGTTGATTTCAGGGCGAACCCACACTCTTCCATTCTTGATGCGGGATACACCAAGATGGTGGGAGACCGGCTTGTTCATGTGATGTCATGGTACGACAATGAGTGGGGTTACAGTTGCCGTGTCCGTGACTTGATCCGGTTCATCGTGGGGCATAAATAG
- a CDS encoding PAS domain S-box protein, translating to MTMTGDQDGHAARLKNLNSALRESEARFRGIFESSNTGISFGDREGNLLYANKAFQELVGYSGQELLGMNVAQLTHPDYVETECSLIAELLQDERDQYRMEKQFITKENCCIWVDAAVSVIRDDHRKPLYFIGVVNEITERKRMEEALRVSEARFRSLIENAPVAISVARWEKIFYANASFRLLFGFQDERELRDQPVLDVFAPQCRDKIANRMRRHALGMPVPHEEETIGLRRDGSQFPMHLAATRVQLAEGPATLAFMSDVTERKRMEDALRESEEKFRNIIENMQDYVLVASVSGAITLANPSAVKMLGYESEQELLGKDLGQAAGAVPRERERLARALGNSGFVRNYRMRFKRKDGSDILVEENIRLVRGTDGNPAAIEAIGRDMTERIRAEEELRVAKEAAEAATRARSQFLANMSHEIRTPMNGVIGMTNLLLDTELTLQQREYAETLRTCGESMLALINDILDFSKIDARKLTFEILDLDLNEVVEDTLTLVGKAARTKKLQLAGIVVPDVPTQLRGDPGRLRQILTNLVSNAVKFTEQGKVTVRVANEAETPTHVTLRIEVEDTGIGIAPETQARLFKAFSQADSSTTRKYGGTGLGLAVSKQLVEMMEGQIGVKSSVGEGSTFWFTVRLEKQAHPAAATESGKEHPANPASEPRPLRKMRILVAEDNLLNQKVTMGQLRKLGYSADAVANGLEVQEAIRRIPYDAILMDCQMPEMDGYEATRQVRLHEQSQQKKPLYIIAMTAHAMVGDREKCLSAGMDNYLSKPVRLEELRKMLENCALSQPADIQAAPPAQLESAPGPSSPAATPLPPPFDLRRLQEVCGSDPVRVRELVDLYLVQSEEIITGLEAAVKTSSAHEVNRLAHKLVGSSLTCGMKSIVTPLKVLEQQGRDEQLSDAGLWLSQARQELERLRTALTSYVREI from the coding sequence ATGACCATGACGGGGGATCAAGACGGGCACGCCGCGAGACTCAAGAATCTCAATAGCGCCTTGAGAGAAAGCGAAGCCCGCTTTCGGGGGATTTTTGAAAGCAGCAATACGGGCATCTCCTTTGGCGATCGGGAGGGTAACCTCCTCTACGCCAACAAAGCCTTCCAGGAGCTGGTCGGTTATTCAGGCCAGGAGTTGCTCGGGATGAACGTTGCGCAACTGACCCACCCGGATTATGTTGAAACGGAATGTAGTCTCATCGCAGAGCTTTTGCAGGACGAGCGCGATCAGTACCGGATGGAAAAGCAATTCATCACCAAAGAGAATTGCTGTATCTGGGTGGATGCGGCCGTCTCAGTCATCCGGGATGATCATCGCAAGCCGCTTTACTTCATTGGCGTGGTCAATGAAATCACGGAACGGAAGCGGATGGAAGAAGCGCTGCGGGTGAGCGAGGCGCGGTTCCGATCTCTCATCGAAAACGCCCCCGTTGCCATCAGCGTGGCCCGATGGGAAAAGATTTTCTATGCAAACGCAAGTTTTCGACTCCTGTTCGGGTTTCAGGATGAGAGGGAACTCCGCGACCAGCCGGTGTTGGATGTATTTGCGCCCCAATGTCGAGACAAGATTGCGAATCGAATGCGGCGTCACGCCCTGGGAATGCCCGTCCCCCATGAAGAGGAAACAATTGGCCTGCGAAGGGACGGCTCGCAATTCCCCATGCATCTGGCGGCAACTCGAGTTCAGCTTGCGGAGGGGCCGGCAACCCTGGCCTTCATGAGTGACGTCACCGAACGTAAACGCATGGAGGATGCACTGCGTGAGAGTGAAGAAAAGTTCCGAAACATTATCGAGAACATGCAGGACTATGTTCTTGTCGCCTCCGTGAGCGGGGCGATCACTCTTGCCAATCCCAGCGCCGTCAAGATGCTGGGATACGAAAGTGAGCAGGAATTGCTTGGCAAAGACCTCGGCCAGGCTGCCGGGGCAGTTCCCAGAGAACGGGAGAGACTTGCGAGGGCGCTCGGAAACTCCGGATTTGTCCGCAACTATCGCATGCGTTTCAAGCGCAAGGACGGCTCCGATATCCTCGTGGAAGAAAATATTCGCCTGGTGCGGGGAACCGACGGAAACCCGGCTGCCATTGAGGCCATCGGGCGGGATATGACGGAGCGGATCCGTGCTGAAGAGGAACTGCGAGTCGCCAAGGAGGCTGCTGAAGCCGCCACTCGGGCGCGCAGCCAATTTCTGGCCAACATGAGCCATGAGATTCGCACCCCCATGAACGGGGTCATTGGGATGACGAATTTGCTCCTCGATACGGAACTGACCCTGCAACAGAGAGAATATGCCGAAACGCTCCGCACCTGCGGTGAATCGATGCTGGCGTTGATCAATGATATCCTGGACTTCTCGAAAATCGACGCCAGAAAACTCACGTTTGAGATCCTGGATTTGGATTTGAATGAAGTGGTCGAAGATACGCTGACCCTGGTCGGCAAAGCGGCCCGGACCAAGAAACTCCAGTTGGCCGGGATTGTCGTCCCGGATGTTCCGACCCAATTGCGGGGGGACCCCGGGCGTTTGCGTCAGATCCTCACGAATCTCGTGAGTAATGCCGTCAAATTCACGGAGCAAGGTAAAGTCACGGTCCGCGTGGCCAACGAAGCCGAGACCCCGACCCATGTAACCCTCCGCATTGAAGTGGAGGACACCGGCATCGGCATTGCGCCCGAAACGCAGGCCCGGTTGTTCAAGGCATTCAGTCAAGCCGACAGCTCGACGACGCGAAAGTACGGGGGCACCGGGCTGGGGCTGGCGGTCTCCAAACAACTGGTTGAGATGATGGAAGGTCAGATTGGTGTGAAAAGTTCCGTGGGCGAGGGCTCGACATTTTGGTTTACCGTCCGCCTGGAGAAGCAAGCGCATCCTGCCGCCGCGACGGAGAGCGGGAAGGAACATCCCGCCAATCCAGCTTCAGAACCTCGTCCCTTGCGAAAAATGCGTATCCTTGTGGCTGAAGATAATTTGCTCAACCAAAAGGTGACGATGGGACAATTGCGCAAGCTGGGTTACAGCGCCGATGCGGTCGCCAATGGTCTGGAAGTGCAGGAGGCCATCCGGCGTATTCCGTACGACGCCATCCTGATGGACTGCCAGATGCCCGAAATGGACGGCTACGAAGCCACGCGCCAGGTCCGGCTCCACGAACAGAGCCAGCAAAAGAAACCACTGTATATCATTGCGATGACGGCCCATGCCATGGTCGGTGACCGCGAGAAATGTCTTTCGGCGGGGATGGACAACTACCTCAGTAAACCGGTGCGGCTGGAGGAACTGCGGAAGATGTTGGAGAACTGCGCGCTTTCACAACCCGCCGACATTCAAGCGGCCCCACCTGCCCAGCTTGAATCGGCGCCAGGTCCTTCGTCCCCCGCTGCAACGCCCCTTCCGCCGCCCTTCGACTTGAGACGGCTTCAGGAAGTATGCGGCAGCGATCCGGTGCGGGTGCGTGAGTTGGTCGACCTCTATCTCGTTCAGTCGGAGGAAATCATTACCGGTCTGGAGGCAGCCGTCAAGACCAGCTCCGCCCATGAGGTGAATCGTCTGGCCCATAAGCTGGTCGGATCGAGTTTGACTTGCGGGATGAAATCAATCGTGACGCCCTTGAAAGTTCTGGAGCAACAGGGACGGGATGAACAATTGTCCGATGCCGGGCTTTGGCTCTCCCAAGCCCGCCAGGAACTGGAACGACTCCGCACTGCGCTCACCAGTTATGTTCGAGAAATTTGA
- a CDS encoding response regulator, with protein sequence MKKVLIIEDDLVIAAIYSNKIELAGYLVDVALDGEEGLKKLNAFKPDLVQLDLILPKITGLEIIRRIRMEPELTSLPIVVVSNGYDGDMFREALEAGANQCVSKLNSSPKVILDIINELLTPSLTATVAQASDATSAAAAVQGVAPAHPLDIDTALPSEIRRQFMERSPQIQADLQDRLQAVLKAADTARTTLLEDLSRHVHFLAGYAGMTGFQRISHLASAFEVMLQELREKPREITFSTLGTIANTVDCLVRLLGEVPHSQLEFPSSTLILAVDDEPISRRTLCTALSKARLKAVSVEDSEVALKLLTENHFDLIFLDVDMPGITGFELCQELRTMPTNRETPVIFVTVLSDFQSRAQSNLSGGTDLIAKPYLLSELAVKALTFIVQIKSR encoded by the coding sequence ATGAAAAAGGTTCTGATCATTGAGGACGACCTGGTCATCGCTGCCATCTACAGCAATAAGATTGAGCTTGCAGGATACCTTGTGGATGTTGCCCTGGATGGGGAAGAAGGACTGAAGAAGTTAAATGCCTTCAAACCTGATTTGGTCCAACTGGATCTGATCCTGCCGAAGATTACGGGACTGGAAATCATCCGGAGGATCCGGATGGAACCGGAGTTGACGTCGCTACCGATCGTGGTGGTTTCCAACGGATACGATGGGGATATGTTTCGAGAGGCCCTGGAGGCCGGCGCCAATCAATGCGTCTCCAAGTTGAACTCCTCTCCCAAGGTGATCCTGGATATTATTAACGAGCTGTTGACCCCCTCCTTGACGGCGACGGTCGCGCAGGCCTCAGATGCCACATCTGCTGCTGCGGCGGTCCAAGGGGTTGCCCCGGCCCACCCCTTGGATATTGACACGGCCCTTCCTTCGGAGATCCGACGACAATTCATGGAACGATCCCCGCAAATCCAGGCAGATTTGCAGGATCGATTACAGGCTGTCCTTAAGGCCGCCGACACCGCCCGCACGACCCTTCTCGAGGACCTTTCGCGGCATGTTCACTTCCTGGCTGGCTACGCCGGGATGACCGGATTTCAGCGGATCTCCCATCTGGCGAGCGCCTTTGAAGTCATGCTTCAGGAGCTCCGCGAAAAACCGAGAGAGATCACGTTCTCGACGCTGGGAACGATAGCGAACACGGTCGATTGTCTGGTGCGGCTATTGGGGGAGGTTCCTCATTCTCAACTCGAGTTTCCGTCCTCGACCCTAATTCTGGCGGTGGATGACGAGCCCATTTCCCGGCGCACCCTATGTACGGCGCTCTCCAAGGCCCGTTTGAAGGCCGTCAGCGTGGAGGATTCTGAGGTGGCCTTGAAGCTTCTCACCGAGAACCACTTTGACCTGATCTTCCTGGATGTGGATATGCCTGGCATTACCGGATTCGAGCTGTGCCAGGAACTGCGCACCATGCCCACCAACCGAGAAACCCCGGTAATCTTCGTGACCGTTCTATCGGATTTTCAAAGCCGAGCCCAATCCAATTTGAGCGGTGGAACCGATCTGATTGCCAAACCTTACCTGCTCAGTGAGCTGGCAGTCAAAGCCCTCACCTTCATCGTCCAAATCAAGTCGCGTTGA